In Longimicrobium sp., the DNA window CCCCGAGAACACCGCCTCGCTGGCCCTGTGCGAGCGCCACGGCTTCGCGCGCGTGGGCACGTACCGGCGCCACGCGCGCCTGGATGGCCGCTGGCGCGACGTGGTGATCGTGGAACGGCTGCTCGGAGAAGCGCTCGAGGAGTGAGCGGAGGGAGACGGCACACGACAAAACCCGTCCACCTCGAAATCTGTCATCCAGAGGCCCGAGCGCGCGGACTGGCCCGCAGTGCATACTCCGCAGGGCCGTGGGATCCAGCCTGAACCAGCACGAAACCGGGGCGCGGCAGCGACACGAAACCGTGAGACGCGGTCTTGGTCTGGAGCTGAGCCGAAGCCTTCGGGCCTGAACCCCAGCCTGCACGGGCGAATGAATTCGCTGCAACAACCACACGAAGTCCGCCTGCGCGGACTGGCTTGATTTGGTGCGGGGGGGACCGTGTGGCGCGCCCCGCGGCCCCGCGCAGTGAGTGAGGTGCGCGTGGACCTAGCTACCGCGGGGGGCGTCTGCTGTAGCGGTTGATCTCGTCGTGGGAAACAACGTCGACGAGCACAAGATTGGAACCATCGGGGATGGAGATGATCCGGTCACCACGATTCACGTACGCTTCCCAATAGTGCTTATCGGGTTTGACGGAGTGTGCCCGCAGGCTGGGGTGAGACGGATCGTCGAACAACAGTTTCACCCGCGCGAGGACCTGCTTGCGTACGGCGGGTTGAAGCAGTGCCAGAGCAGCCCGATACTGTTTCGTGGCTTCGAGCGTCTTGAACGCCGGCGCAGGCTGACGCACCGGAGGTCACGCGAGCCCATCGAGATAGGCGAGCGCAGCTTCCCGCGAATCGAATTTCTCGACTCGTCCATCCCGTCGGTCCGCTTCTGCCGCTGCGATCCGCGCCTGCATCTCGGGGTGATCGAACCAGTGCCAGTTCGCCGGCTTCCGCGCACGCGGCGGCACCGCCTTCCGAACCGCGCGAAGTAGGCGCACCGCTGCGCTGAACTTCAATCTGGGCATGACCGCGCCTTCTCCTCAGGTGTGCAGTTCGTTAACCAACAGGGCCTGCACGGCTACAGAACTGTACATCCCTGCCACATCAATGTCAACACTCTAGACGGATGAAGACGAAGTGGGCAGCCGCTCCGCGACGGCGAATGTCCGCGTGTGCGGACTGTGGACGGGAGAGTCCGTCGCCCGACCGCACGCGTGTGGCGGATCCCTCAGTCGCTGCCGATTGCGGTGCGTGGGAGGGTTCGCCGGGGCCGCTTCATCGGGATGACAACGGCAGAGCGGGGGCGCGCCACACGGGCGAAGAGTGCACGGCAACAAGCCAGTCCACGAAGGTGGACTTCGTGTGTTTGTTGCAGCGAATTCATTCGCCCGTGGAGCCCTCCTGGGCACCCCTCCCCGGACCGTCCAGCCGCTCGGCGATGGCCCAGGCCAGCAGCGGAACCATGATCTCGTGGTGCCCCGTGATGGAGAACCCGCGCCCCCCGCCGGAGCGCGTGGGGCGCTCCACCACGTTCACCCGCGGCCGGTAGTGGCGCAGCATGTCCAGGTCGCAGGTCACGAACCCGCGCGGACGCCCCTCGCCCAGGTTGCGCGCCACCGTCAGCGCCTTGAGGAACACCTCCGGCATCACCACCGCCGAGCCGACGTTGATCACCACGCCGCCCTCATCCAGCCCCGCCAGCGAAGCTGCCAGCCGCCGGAAGTCGCGGTGCCCCGTGTCGCCGATGGCCGCCCCGTTCGCCGCGGGGTGCTGGTGGATGATCTCCGCCCCCAGCGCCGGGTGAAGCGTGTACGGCACCCCCAGCCGGTATGACTGCAGGAGCAGCGAAAGCTCCGGATACGCCAGGTCGTCCCGCGCGTCCAGGTCGCGCGCAAGGGCCTCGCCCATCCCCCACCCCTCGCCCATCCCCCGGACGAACGCGCCGTTCATCCCGCGCCCCGTCTCGTCGGCCATCCCGAAGCTGCCATCGGCCAGGCCGGCCTCCACGTCTTCGCTGGTGCCGCCCCAGCGCGCCATCTCGTAATCGTGCACCCCTGCGGAGCCGTTCGACGCGACGTGGGTGATGGCCCCGCGCCGCATCAGGTCGATCAGCACGGGCGCCAGTCCGGTCTTCACCACGTGGCCGCCCAGCATCCACAGCACCGTGCGGCGCCGCTCCACCGCCGCGGCGACGGCGTCGGCCACGGCCAGGAACGACTCGGCCTGCAGCACGCGCGGGAGCGAGGCGACGAACGCGCCGAAGGTGCGCGCCCCCGGATCGGCCGGCGGGGGCGCGGCGAAGTCCTCGGCGAGCACCTTGTTGGGCCGCCCGCCGACGGGAACGGTGGTCACACGCGAAAGGTCCGCCTCGGGAACGTTTCCCGTGGCGGACCCCGCGTCCCGGTCCGGCTGCCGTTCGTCGCTCACGTGCCGGGGCGGAAGGTGCGCAGCAGCATGGTCAGCGACCCCACCACCGGCACCCGGCTGCGGATGAGCACGGGAATGCGGTGCTGGTCGTCGGAGAGGAACACCTCGGCGCGCCCGCCCTCGCCGAACAGCCCGTCTGTCTTGATCACCGGCTGCACCACGATGGTGCGGAAGCGGCCGGCCGGCACCGTGATGGTTTCGCGCCGCAGCACGCGGATCACCACCGGGTTTCCATCCGCCTTGAAGTACCGCTGCAGCGTGTACGTTGCGCCCACCTCCAGCGGCAGCGTTCGCGCGTAGTAGAGGAACGACAGGTCGTCCAGCGGCTGGTTCGTGGGGATGGTGCCCGTGCTCCCGTTCTCGCGACGGTAGGTGCGCGTTTCCGGGAAGAAGTCGTAGGTGCGGTTCCGCCGGTAGCGAACCTCGTGCACGTTCTGGTGAAAGCGGTGCGAGAACAGCCCGTCCGTGTCGATCCAGCTTTCGTAGATGTCGTTCACGCGGGCCAGCGTCACGCGCCCGTTCAGCGTCATGCGCGTGTGGAAGGTCTGCTGGCCGCGCACGTTCACCACCCCCAGCACCGCGAGCGAGCCCTGGCCCACGGACGCGCCCCCCAGCTTCACCTGGTACGTGGCGAGCTCACCGGCGCGGAACGGGGTGCGGTTCTGCGCATCCACCCCGGTCGCGCCCGCCACGACCGCCAGCAGGCCTGCGGCCAGCGGGCGTAGCGAAATCGAAGACAACTTCATCTATCCCTCGCTATCGGAGGCCGGGGCTTCCGCCCCGCCATCCGCTGCATTCTCGGTTTGTCCCGCCGGCTTTCGCCTGCGCCGCGGGCGCCGGGGCCGCTTGCGTGCGCCCCCTTCCGAGGCCGCCTGCTCACCATCCGCCCCGCTGTCCGCACCGCCATCGGCCGCAGCTTCGCCGGAGGCTTCCTCTCCCGCAACACTCGTATCCGAAGCGCCCTCGAGGGCCGCCGATGCGTCGCCGCCCTCCGTCCGCCTGGGCTTGCGCCGCCGCGGCTTCCGCTTCTTCACTACGGGCTCCACCACCTCGGCAGATGCGTCGCTGCCGGACTCCACCGGCGCCGCAACAGTCAACGTCTCAGCGTCATCCGCCGGGACGGCGGCGCGCTCTTCCCTCGGCTGGCGCGTCCGCTCGGGGCGGGTGCGCTTCGGCGGAGAGGCTTCGGCGCCGGACTCGTCCGCGGGGCGGCGCTCGCGGCGCGGACGGGCGGACCGTTCGTCGCGCGCGGGCTGGACGTCACGCTCGGGGCGGCCTTCACTCTCGGGCCGGCGCGAGGCCGGACCTTCACGCCGCGGCGCCGGGCGAGCGGGCGCTTCGGCGGGCACCGGTGCGGGCTCGGCGGCGGCGGGTGCGTCTGCTGTCCGGCGGGGCAGCGTGGAGATGCCCGGCGTGGCGCGGAACAGCGCCCAGGTTTCGCGGAGCGCGTCCCACGGGCGGAAGCGCGTTTCGCGCTCCCGGTGCGCGTAGCGCAGCCTCACCTCCGCCTCTTCGGCGCGGCGGGCGTGGGGCGCCACGCGCACCAGCAGCTCGGCGTTGGCCGCCCAGCCGGACCGTTCCAGCAGCGGCTTGCCATCCACGTCGGAAAGGGCGCGCCGCAGCACCTGCACGCGGTAGCCGCGAAAGCCCGAGAACGGGTCGCGGATTTCGCGCGGCAGGGCGGAGCGCTTCAGCAGCCAGGGCAGCCCGCGCCGCGACCAGCGCATTCCGCGCGTCAGCTCCACGTCCACTGCGGCGACGGTGGAACCCACGATGTCGGCCCCGCCCTCCAGCCGCTTGACCAGCGCGGGAATCTCTTCCGGCGGCTCGGTGAAGTCGGCCTGCAGGAACACGGCGACGTCGCGCTTGGGATGGGTGCTGAGCGCCGCCACCTCGCGGACCAGCGTCTCAAGGGCCGCCGCGTACCCGCGGTTGCGCTCGTGGCGCACGACGGTCAGCGGCAGCACGCGCGTGTACGGCTGCAGCACCTCGGCCGAGGCGTCGGTGGAGCCGTCGTCGACGACGACGATGTGGTAGTCGCGCCCGAACTCGGCCATCACCTGGCGGGTCCGCCACAGCAGGACCCCCACGGTTTGCGCCTCGTTCAGAACAGGGATGCAGATGTAGATCAAGCCTCGTCGTCCTCGTCGTCGTTCCGCGGTCCAACCAGCGATGGACGATACCCTGTCCCGAAGGGCCGGGTTCCCCCCGCGGCGCCCGTTCGCCGGGCTGATGGCCGCCCACACCGTCCGCGAATGAATGCCGGTCCGGGGCGGTGCGCCCCGGACCGGTGCATGGTCCTTCGTCCTTTCGCCCGCTCTCGCGGGCCCCCCTCCCCCGGCCCCTCCCCCGCAAACGGCGCGGGAGAGGGGAGAACTTCGATCGGGGTTCGACAGGCTGCCTCGCATGCCGCGGGAGCCCCCTCCCCCGGCCCCCTTCCCCCGCTGCGCAGGGGAGGGGCAGACCTGAATCGCGCTTCGGCGGACTGTGGCGCACGGGGCGGGAACGCGGGCGAGGAACCGTGCACTTCGGGAGACCCGGCGCATGCCCCTGACGGCCCTCTCTCCCCGGCCCTCTCCCCCGCAAGCGGGGGAAAGGGAGAATTCGATCGCGCCCCGGCCGGCTTGGTGCACCCGACTGCGCGTGCAGTCCGCGAAGGCGGACTTCGGGCCGTTGTTGCCGCGACTTTAGTCGCCCCAGCACGGCCGGGGGCTGGTCTTCTCTCCGTCGACGACCCTACCCCCGCATCCCCGCGCCCGCCAGAACCTCGGCGACGGTCTCGTCCGGCACCGGGTGGCCCCACACGCCCGCAGGACCCACGAACGGGCGGCCCAGGTCCTGGATCAGCGAGTACTCCACGCGGCCGTTGCGCGCCTTCTTGTCTACCCGCGTGAAGTCGATCACCTGCGACGCCTGGAAGTCGATGGGGAGCGAGGTGGGCAGCCCCAGGCGGGTGAGGATGCGCCGCAGGTGCGCGGACGTGCCCGCCGCGGTGATGCCGCTGCGCTCGCCGATGCGCGCCTCCTCCACCATCCCCACCGCCACCGCCTCGCCGTGCAGCAGCGTGTACCCCGACACCGACTCCACCGCGTGCCCGATGGTGTGGCCAAAG includes these proteins:
- a CDS encoding DUF3108 domain-containing protein, with amino-acid sequence MKLSSISLRPLAAGLLAVVAGATGVDAQNRTPFRAGELATYQVKLGGASVGQGSLAVLGVVNVRGQQTFHTRMTLNGRVTLARVNDIYESWIDTDGLFSHRFHQNVHEVRYRRNRTYDFFPETRTYRRENGSTGTIPTNQPLDDLSFLYYARTLPLEVGATYTLQRYFKADGNPVVIRVLRRETITVPAGRFRTIVVQPVIKTDGLFGEGGRAEVFLSDDQHRIPVLIRSRVPVVGSLTMLLRTFRPGT
- a CDS encoding glycosyltransferase family 2 protein, with amino-acid sequence MIYICIPVLNEAQTVGVLLWRTRQVMAEFGRDYHIVVVDDGSTDASAEVLQPYTRVLPLTVVRHERNRGYAAALETLVREVAALSTHPKRDVAVFLQADFTEPPEEIPALVKRLEGGADIVGSTVAAVDVELTRGMRWSRRGLPWLLKRSALPREIRDPFSGFRGYRVQVLRRALSDVDGKPLLERSGWAANAELLVRVAPHARRAEEAEVRLRYAHRERETRFRPWDALRETWALFRATPGISTLPRRTADAPAAAEPAPVPAEAPARPAPRREGPASRRPESEGRPERDVQPARDERSARPRRERRPADESGAEASPPKRTRPERTRQPREERAAVPADDAETLTVAAPVESGSDASAEVVEPVVKKRKPRRRKPRRTEGGDASAALEGASDTSVAGEEASGEAAADGGADSGADGEQAASEGGARKRPRRPRRRRKPAGQTENAADGGAEAPASDSEG